The window GGATCTGGCTGGGCGTGGCCTCCACCGAAGCTTCCCACTCTGGCAACAGACGTACCAGCGCCGTGCGGCTGAAACTTTCCCGGCTGAACAGCCAGGAGGGAAACAGCACGAGACCCCTGCCGTCCAGCGCCGCCTGCACCAGCACCTCTGCGTTGTTGCTGCGCAGCGGGCCCTCAACCTCGACGACTTCCAGCGCGTCGCTGCCAGGCCGCCGGAAGAACCAGCGCTGCGCCCCGCCGGTGCCCTGGTAGACCAGGCAGGCATGTTCGCGCAGGTCCTGGGGGGAGCGGGGCCGCCCGTGCTGTTTCACGTAGCCGGCGCTGGCGCAAAGCACGTAGTGCTGGTCGCAAATTTTTCGCCCGATCAGGCCGGAGTCTTCGAGGTGCCCCACGCGCAAGGTGATGTCGGCGCCTTCCTGCACCGGGTCGATGAAGGTATCGGTGAGCGTCAGCTCGACCGTCAACGCCGGGCATTGCCGGTACAGACCGTCGAGGAGCTTCGCGATGTGCAGGCGGCCGAGTGCGACAGGCGCATTGATCCGCACCAGGCCGCGAATTTCCCGGCCTTTGCCGGAGACTTCCTCGTTGGCGGCATCCAGCAGGTCCAGCACCTCCCGGATCTGGAGGCAGTAGCGCTCGCCCGCATCGGTGAGCTTCACCGCCCGGGTGTTGCGGTACAGCAGCTGCAGGCCCAGCTCGCGTTCCAGCGCCGCGATGAAGCGCGACACCGAGGACGCCGGAACCTGAAAGTGACGCGCGGTCGCCGAGAAACTGCCGGTCAGCGCGACCATGGCAAAGAACCTGTGGGCTTTGAGATGCATGGGATCACTGGGGCCGGGGGCCGGCCTTTACTGAGCGCTATTGCGATGACCGCAATAGTATTTTGCGAAAGTGCTGGATTGTGGCCTTTTTTGCAACCACCTACCATCGCGCCTTCTTTCAAACGGGGCGTGGCGATGAAGCAGATCTGGATACTTCCCCTCGTGCTGCTGGCCGGCATGGGGCTTTCGGTAGAGGCGGGGCTGCTGGGGCCGCTTGGCGAAGGCGCGGGGCAGCTGTGGGCGACATTCGGCATCTTCGGGGTCGGCACGCTGCTTTTGACGTTCGGGCTGGTATTCGGCCGGCCCCGGCTCGGCCTGATGTTTGCCAAGCCGAGGTGGCTGTTGACCGGCGGGATCCTCGGCCCGGTCTACGTCGTGGCCCTGACGATCGCCACGCCGCACATCGGCGTCGGCCTCACGATGGTGGGCATCCTCTTCGGACAGGTGGCGGCGAGTCTGGCGATCGACCAATGGGGCCTGCTCGGTAGCGCACGGCGCGAAGTCGATGGCTACCGTCTGGGCGCGCTGGTCGCCATCCTCGCCGCGCTGTGGCTGATCTATTGAAGTGGACGACACCATGAACTTGTTGATGTTGCTGTTGGTTTTCCTCGGTGGTGTGGTGCTGTGCGCGCAGTCGGCGATCAACGGCCGGCTGGGCGCCGAAGTCGGCGTGCTGGAGAGCTCGTGGCTCACCTTCGCGCTCGGGACGATGCTCAGTTTTCTGCTGGCCTTTTTCCTCGAGCCTGCGCATGCCCTGAATCTGTTCACGGCGCCGCGCTGGCAAGTCACCGGCGCCTTCTTCGGGGTGGTCTACATGCTGGTGATCGTCTTTGCCATGCCGCGCATCGGCACGGCAGCCGCCACCGTTGCGGTGATCAGCGGGCAACTGCTGATGAGCCTGTTGATCGACCACTTCGGCTGGCTCGGCAATGCGGTCATTCCATTGGGGACTTCGCGAGGCGCGGCCCTGGTGCTCCTGGCCGCTGCCTTGGTGCTGATCTACAGGAGCAACGCCCTGCGTGAGCGCCGTGACGCCGATGCCGACGTCACGGCCTGTTCAGCCTAGGGCTGCCTGCGCAAGCGGCAGGCGCAGGATGGCGCGCAGTCCGGTCGCCTGGCCGACGTCGCGGGTTGGCGCGCCCTGGTCGGCTCGGGCTGCATGGGCGTCGGCCAGGGTGATGTCGCCGCCGTTGCGCCGGGCGTAGGCGCGGGCGATGGCCATGCCCAGGCCGGCGCCGTGCGCCGCGCCGGTCGCGCTGTGGTCGGCCGCCGTGCCGCCGTGGTGGAAGCGCTCGAAGACCTCCGCGTGGCGCGCCTTGGGGATGCCGGGACCGCTGTCGCGCACCTCGGCCTGGGCCATGCCGTCGATGGCGCCGACGGTCACCGTGATCTGCCCGCCCGGCGGGGTGTAGACGATGGCGTTGTGCACCAGGTTGGAGAGCGCCTCGTGCAGCTCGGCGCCTCGGGCCAGCACCGGGACTTCGGTCGGGGCGAGCGCGTCGGCCGACGAAGCCTGGTCCTGCGCGGGTTCCCAGCCCAGATCCTGGTTCTTCTCGTGGGCCAGCGTGAGGTATTGCAGCACCACGTCCTTGGCCACGGCATTGAGGTCCAGCCGCTCGGGCCGCTCGTCCGGCGGCGAGGTATCGCTCGCATGGGCCAGCGACAGCAGCTGTTCGCACAGGCGCCGGCTGCGCGAGATCTGGGTGATGATGGCGCGCAGGGTGGCGCGGTGCTGCTCAGGGTCTTTCTCGCGCAGCGCCACGCCGGCCTGCGTCATCATGATGGCCAGCGGCGTGCGCAGCTGGTGCGAGGCGTCGGCCAGGAACTGCGACTGCTGGTCGAGCAGTTCGCGGTAGCTGGCCACGTGCTGGTTCACAGCCGCGACCAGCGGCGCCACCTCGTGCGGCACGCCGCTGGTGTCCAGCGGCTTGAGCTCATGGGCCTGGCTGTCCAGCACCGACTTGCGCAGCCGCTCCAGCGGCTGGAGCGACCAGGTCACGCCCAGCCACACCAGCAGGATCACCACCAGCACCATGCGCGTGTCGCGGATCACCGCCTGCTGCGAAGTGATGGCCTGGGCATGGTCGCGTGGGTCGGTGCTTTCGGCGGCCTGGATCAGCAGGTCGAAGGCCTGGCCGTGGCCGTCGGTGACCTGGCTGCGCAGGGCCACCAGGCGCACGGGCCGGCCCTCGTAGATGCTTTCGTACCACACCGGTACCGGCGCGGCCGCGGATGCGGCCTGTGCCGAGGCCGACGCCGCCGGGGCCGACACAGCGGACGATTCCGGCAGCGCGATCGGCGGCGGCAGCGGCGGGCGCAGGGGTGGACGGGGTGGCGGCGAGGGCGGCGGCGGCGGCGGCGGTGCGGGCAGGTCCGCTTCGCCGAGCAGGGTGAGTCCTTCCGTCGCGGCGTTCCCGTCGACCCCATCGCGCGGCGTGAGGCCTACGTGCAGGTGCCGGTGCAGCAAGGCCGGCGCATCGTGCAGGGTCTGCAGCACGGAGGGCGGGGCGTCCAGGCGCAGCGAGCCGTCGGGCGCCAGACCGATGCCGCCGCGCAGGCCATTCACCGACTCGAGCATGGAGCGGTCGTAGGCGTCCTGCACTAGGTTGCGCATGGCGCGGTAGTCGTTCCAGCTGTCCATGGCCAGCAGGCCCAGGATGCCGGGGATCAGCAGCGTCAGCAGCCGCGCGCGGATGCCGAAGCGGTCCGGGTCAGTCCGGAAGATCTTCATGCGGGGCGCTCTCCGAAATGCTCTCCAGCATGTAGCCCAGGCCGCGTACCGTGGTGATGCGCACGTCGCCGCCGGCGAGCTTGCGGCGCAGGCGGTGCAGCACGAGTTCGATGGCGTCAGGCCCGGCGTTGCTGTCGGTCGGGAACACCTTGCCCGACAGCAGCGACTTCTCCACCGGCGAGCCGCTGCGCGCCAGCAGCACCGACAGCGCCGCGCTCTCCCGTGGCGTGAGCTGCAACAGCACGCCGCCCAGCGTGAAGGCGCGGCTGTCGTGCGGGCAGGACAACGAACCGCATTGCATCGGTGCGTGCGAGCGGCCGCGGCTGCGCCGCACCAGCGCGGTGAGTCGGGCCTCGAGCTCCTCGATGGCGAAGGGCTTGGTCAGGAAATCGTCGGCGCCGAGGTTCAGGCCCTTGACGCGGTCCTGCAGCGAGCCCTGCGCCGTCAGCACCAGCACCGGCGTGCGGTTCCCGGCCCGGCGCAGATCGGCGAGCACGGCCAGGCCGTGTTTGTCGGGCAGGCGCAGGTCGAGCACGATGGCGTCGTAGTCGTTGCCGGCGAGCAGCGCCTCGGCCGTGGCCGCGTCCGGCGCATGGTCGGGCACGAAGCTGCTCTGCTTGAAGGCACGCACCAGCCAGGAGGCCATTTCGGCTTCGTCTTCGACGAGAAGCAGGCGCATTTCAGTCAAGCCCGCAGCGCCAGGGCGCTGTATGGGCAATGTCGACGGGATGGGATTGATTCATGGCTGCAGCGGATTTTCGCCGAGGATCGGAAGTTTGGTTCGTCCGAACGCGTTCAGCCAGCCATGTAACCGCGGTGAACCCCGGTAAAGCCGAATCGGTCGATGCGCCCGGAGCGCCTCTGGCCGAGCGGAATTTGCGGCGACGGCTGCTTACATTGCGGACTGCCGTCCTACACGGGTGAGCCGTTGGATTTGGTACAAACTGGCGGTACCTTCAAAGGAGTCCATCATGGAAACCACAACCACCTCGAACAATCTCGGCCAGCCCAGCATGGCCGACCGCATGCAGCACAGCAAGATGCTGGTTGCGATCATCGCCGTGCTCGGCGTCACCGTCGCCGCTCTCGGCGCGGCGCTGGTCGTGAAAAGCTCGGACGCGCAACCCGGCCCCGCCATGGCGCCGGTTGCCGCTGTCACCGCGCCAGCGGCCCTCAGCGCGCCAGTCGCTCCGCTTGCGCCCCAGGCCGCGCCCGCCGTCAAGGCCGTCACGGCGCCGCAGCCGGCACCCAACTACGCCACCCAGACGGTGCAGCCCAAGGCGCCGGTCCAGGTCGCGCGCAATGACGTCTGCGTCTCGTGCGGCACTGTGGAAAGCGTTACGGCCGTGCAGCGCCAGGGTCAGGTCAACGGCGTGAACGTTGGCAACACCACGGTGGGCATCGGCACCGTGGCCGGCGGCCTGCTGGGCGGCTTGCTCGGCAACCAGGTCGGTGGCGGCACGGGTCGCACGGCTGCCACGGTGCTCGGCGTGGCCGGCGGTGCCTATGCCGGCAATGCCGTCGAGAAGAACATGAAGAAGGTCACCGTCTACGACGTGCGCGTGCGCATGGACAACGGCACCTACCGCCACATGGACATCTCGACCTCGGTGCCGGTCGGCTCGCGCGTCATCGTGGAAGGCAAGAACCTGCGCCTGGCCAACGGCAACGGCTAAGCACCCACGATGAGGAAACGGCGGCTTCGGCCGCCGTTTTCATTTGTCGATCACCCTGCGCGCGAACTGTTCGAGGTAGTCCATCAACTGGTTGGCGCCGGCCACGGCGGCGGGTTCGTCGCCCGAGGCGATGCCTTCGGCCAGCAGCATGTGGGCGCGTGCGCCTTCGGTGATCTCGCCTTCGTGCTGGTAGGCATACCAGAAGCGGCGCGACTGCACGATCAGCGGCACCACGCACTTCACGGCCGAGAGGTTGCGGCTGGCCTGGTGGTTGACCTGGTCGAGCTCGTGGTCGGCCGCCATGTATTCGTTGAGGTTGGCGCGGCTGGCGGCCTTCACCATCTTGGCGGCGCAGAGCACGATGTCCTTGCGCTGCTTGGCCGTGGCGCGCCGCGCCGAACAGGCCGCGATCAGGCATTCGAGCACGCGCCGGGTCTGCACCACGTCGAGGTGGTCGGCCAGGTCGATGTTGGACACCAGCAGACCGCGGCGCGGCTGCTGCACGATCAGGCCGCTCGACACCATGCGCAGCAGGGCCTCGCGCACCGGCGTGCGGCCCAGGCCCGTGCGTTCGGCCAGGTCGGCCTCGACCACCGGGCTGCCGGGCTCCAGTTGCAGCGTGGCGATCATGGTCTCCAGCGCGTCGAAGGCGAGGTCGGCGGCACGCCGCTTGGGCGCGGCGGCTGGTGCCATCGGAGGCTTCTGGACCGGGGTGGGGGCTGGCGTCATGTGGGGTGCGAAAAGAGAGCGGTGGGGGCGGGGTATTCTCCCATCCCCAGGCTCAGAGCCGGATGCCCCAGCCGAAGGGGTCGTCGTCCTCGATCAGCAGGGTGGCCTCGGCGCTGATGTGCGCGCGGCCTCGGATCGTGGGGACGACCTGGCCGCCTTCCAGCGTGTAGCTGGCTTCGAACACGCTGCCGATCACGCTGGCCTGGCGCCAGACCTCGCCGGGCGCGAGCTTCCCGTCGGCGGCCAGGCAGGCGATCTTGGCGCTGGTGCCGGTGCCGCAGGGCGAGCGGTCGTAGGCCAGGCCGGGGCACAACACGAAGTTGCGGCTGTCCGCGCCGTCCGTATCGTCGGCGAAGAGTTCGATGTGGTCGATCTCGGCGCCGTCCTGGCCGGTGACGCCTTGCACCGCCAGGGCTTCGCGCAGCAGCGAGGTGTAGGCGGTCAGCGCCGGCAGGTTGTCGCTGGCCACGCGCTGGCCGTGTTCGCTCACCAGGAAGAACCAATTGCCGCCATAGGCCACGTCGCCGCGCACCGTCCCGAAGCCCGGCACGTCGATCGCCACCTGGTGCAGGTGCCGGTACGCCGGTAGGTTGCGCACGCTCACCGCACCGTCGGCGTGCAGCGTGGCTGTGACGGTGCCCACCGGTGTCTCGATGCGGTGCTCGCCCGCGGTGATGCGCCCCATGTGGGCCAGCGTGGCCACCAGGCCGATGGTGCCGTGGCCGCACATGCCCAGGTAACCGGCATTGTTGAAGAAGATGACGCCGGCCGCCGCGTCGGGCGACACCGGTTCGCAGAGCAGGGCGCCGACGATCACGTCGCTGCCGCGCGGCTCGAGCGCCGTGGTGGCGCGCCAGGCGTCATGTTCGGATGCGAGCAGCGCGCGGCGCTCGGCCATGCTGCCGCGGCCGAGGTCGGGAAAGCCGCCAATGACCAGCCGCGTGGGTTCGCCGCCGGTGTGGGAGTCGATGATCTGGATGCGTTTCATGTCTTTGGCATTCAAGGCGTGACAGGTTTTTTCAGCGTTGCATTGTGCGTCTTCGCGGCCTGCGCGCGCTGGCCCCGGCGGCGCTGCAGCCAGGCCTCCCATTCGCCGACCATGCCGCGGCGGAAGAAGGACACGCACACCACGAAGGTCAGGCCGGTGATGATGGTCACCACGCCGCCGAGTTCCGCAAGGTAGTTCTGTAGGCTCACCACCAGCGCCGCGCCCAGCACCGGGCCCCAGCTCGTGCCCAGGCCGCCGAGCAGCGTCATCAGCAGCGTTTCGGTGGAGGTGCTCAGCATCACGTCGTTGAGCGCGGAGAGTTGCAACACCAGGGCTTTCATCGAGCCGGCCAGGCCGGTGAACGCGGCCGACAGCATGAAGGCGTAGAGTTTGCAGCGGTCGGTGTCGTAGCCCAGCGAGACGGCGCGCGGCGCATTGTCGCGCAAGGCCTTGAGCGACTGGCCGAACGGCGAGTGCACGATGCGGTGGATCGCCAGGAACCCCGCCACGAACACCGCCAGCGTGAAGTAGTACATGTGGTTGTCCACCGACAGGTCGACCAGGCCGAGCAGCTTGCCGCGCGGAATGCCCTGCATGCCGTCCTCGCCGCCGGTCCAGGGCATTTGCACCGCGAGGAAATAGGCGATCTGCGACAGCGCCAGCGTGATCATCGAGAAATAGATGCCGGTGCGGCGGATGGCCAGCGTGCCGATGAGCCAGCCGATGGCCGTGGCCACCAGCATGCCGGCCAGTATGGCCAGCTCCACCGGAAAGCCGTGGTCGGCCAGCTTGATCATCAGGATGCCGGTGGTGTAGCCGGACCAGCCGAAGAAGGCCGCATGGCCGAACGACACCAGGCCGGTGAAGCCGATCAACAGGTTGAAGGCCAGCGCGAACAGCGCATAACACAGCACCTTCATGATGAACACCGGATAGACGAGTTCCGGGAACACCGGCACCAGCACGGCGGGAATCAGCAGCGCCAGCAGGACGCGGATCGGGGTCGGGATGTTTTTCAGCATGGCTTATTTCTCTTTACCGAACATGCCGGCGGGGCGCATCAGCAGCACCACGGCCATGATCACGAACACCACGACCGTGGAGCCTTCGGCGTAGAACACCTTGGTCAGGCCTTCGAGCAGGCCGAGCGCCAGGCCGGTGAGGATCGCGCCCATGATCGAGCCCAGGCCCCCGATCACCACCACGGCGAACACGATGTTCAGCAGGTTCGCACCCATGAGCGGCGTGATCTGCATGATGGGCGCGGCCAGCACACCGGCGATGCCGGCCAGCGCCACGCCGAAGCCGTAGGTGAGGGTGATCATCAGCGGAATGTTCACGCCGAAGGCTTGCAGCAGCTTCGGGTTCTCGGTGCCGGCGCGCAGCAGGGCGCCGAGCTTGGTCTTCTCGAACAGGTACCAGGTCACGGCGCAGATCAAGAGCGAGGCCACGACCACGAAGCCGCGGTAGATCGGCATGAACATGAAGCCGAGATCGACGCCGCCCTGCAGCAGCGCGGGCGGGTCGTAACTCGAACCCGAGATGCCGTAGAAGTGGCGGAAGACGCCTTCCAGGATCAGCGCCACGCCGAAGGTCAGCAGCAGGCCGTAGAGGTGGTCCAGGTGGTAGAGCCGCTTGAGCAGCGTCTTCTCGAGCAGCACGCCGAGCGCGCCGACGATGAGTGGCGCCACGACGAGCATCGCCCAGAAATTCAGCTTGAACTCGGGGCCGAGCAGCATCGGCAGTTGCGTGAAGCCGATCCACGCCAGGAACGCGGCCACCATGAACTGCGCGCCGTGCGCGAAGTTGATGATGTTGAGCAGGCCGAAGATGATGGCCAGGCCCATGCTGAGCACGGCGTAGAAGCAGCCGTTGATCAGGCCCACCAGCAACTGCGCCATCAGCGACTGCATCGGAATGTCGAACATAGGTTTTCGTGTCCTGCGTGGATCAAACCCGTTCGCACTGAGCGGGTCGTTGTGCTTTGAAGTCCGCTCATCCTGAGCTTGTCGAAGGACGACAGGCTCAGCCCGAACGGGGATATGACGAACGGGTGACAGGGATTACTTGGCGACCTGGCAGGCCGGGCTGATGGCGGGGTACACGTCCGCACCCTTGAGCACGGTCTTGACCTTGTAGTAGTCCCATGGCACCTTGGATTCGGAAGGCGACTTGACCTGCAGCAGCAGCATGTCGTGCACCAGTGCGCCGTCTTCGCGCAGCTTGCCGTGGCGGATCACCGCGTCGTCGATGGTCATCTTGCGCAGTTGCGCCATCACCGCCTTGGCTTCGTCCGTGCCGGCCGCCTGCACGGCCTTCAGGTAGCTGAGCGTGGCCGAATACACCCCGGCCTGGGCGGCGGTGGGCATGCGCTTTTGCTTCTCGAAGAATTTCTTCGACCAGGCGCGCGAACGCTCGTCGAAGTCCCAGTAGAAGGCTTCGCTCAGGTACATGCCCTGGGCTTTTTCCAGGCCGATGCTGTGCACGTCGGAGATGTAGGTGAGCAGCGGCGCCACCACCTGCTTGCGCGTGATGCCGTATTCGTTGGCCTGCTTGATGGCGTTGACCGTGTCGTTGCCGGCGTTGGCCAGCGCGATCACGTCGGCGCCCGAAGCCTGGGCCTTGAGCAGGAAGGACGAGAAATCGCCGCCGGGGAAAGGATGGCGCGAGCTGCCGACCACCTTGCCG of the Rhodoferax koreense genome contains:
- a CDS encoding LysR family transcriptional regulator, giving the protein MHLKAHRFFAMVALTGSFSATARHFQVPASSVSRFIAALERELGLQLLYRNTRAVKLTDAGERYCLQIREVLDLLDAANEEVSGKGREIRGLVRINAPVALGRLHIAKLLDGLYRQCPALTVELTLTDTFIDPVQEGADITLRVGHLEDSGLIGRKICDQHYVLCASAGYVKQHGRPRSPQDLREHACLVYQGTGGAQRWFFRRPGSDALEVVEVEGPLRSNNAEVLVQAALDGRGLVLFPSWLFSRESFSRTALVRLLPEWEASVEATPSQIHLLSPGNRLRARKVRVVWDFLLEAIGTPPYWDDLG
- a CDS encoding DMT family transporter, which translates into the protein MKQIWILPLVLLAGMGLSVEAGLLGPLGEGAGQLWATFGIFGVGTLLLTFGLVFGRPRLGLMFAKPRWLLTGGILGPVYVVALTIATPHIGVGLTMVGILFGQVAASLAIDQWGLLGSARREVDGYRLGALVAILAALWLIY
- a CDS encoding DMT family transporter; translation: MNLLMLLLVFLGGVVLCAQSAINGRLGAEVGVLESSWLTFALGTMLSFLLAFFLEPAHALNLFTAPRWQVTGAFFGVVYMLVIVFAMPRIGTAAATVAVISGQLLMSLLIDHFGWLGNAVIPLGTSRGAALVLLAAALVLIYRSNALRERRDADADVTACSA
- a CDS encoding ATP-binding protein, which produces MKIFRTDPDRFGIRARLLTLLIPGILGLLAMDSWNDYRAMRNLVQDAYDRSMLESVNGLRGGIGLAPDGSLRLDAPPSVLQTLHDAPALLHRHLHVGLTPRDGVDGNAATEGLTLLGEADLPAPPPPPPPSPPPRPPLRPPLPPPIALPESSAVSAPAASASAQAASAAAPVPVWYESIYEGRPVRLVALRSQVTDGHGQAFDLLIQAAESTDPRDHAQAITSQQAVIRDTRMVLVVILLVWLGVTWSLQPLERLRKSVLDSQAHELKPLDTSGVPHEVAPLVAAVNQHVASYRELLDQQSQFLADASHQLRTPLAIMMTQAGVALREKDPEQHRATLRAIITQISRSRRLCEQLLSLAHASDTSPPDERPERLDLNAVAKDVVLQYLTLAHEKNQDLGWEPAQDQASSADALAPTEVPVLARGAELHEALSNLVHNAIVYTPPGGQITVTVGAIDGMAQAEVRDSGPGIPKARHAEVFERFHHGGTAADHSATGAAHGAGLGMAIARAYARRNGGDITLADAHAARADQGAPTRDVGQATGLRAILRLPLAQAALG
- a CDS encoding response regulator, with translation MRLLLVEDEAEMASWLVRAFKQSSFVPDHAPDAATAEALLAGNDYDAIVLDLRLPDKHGLAVLADLRRAGNRTPVLVLTAQGSLQDRVKGLNLGADDFLTKPFAIEELEARLTALVRRSRGRSHAPMQCGSLSCPHDSRAFTLGGVLLQLTPRESAALSVLLARSGSPVEKSLLSGKVFPTDSNAGPDAIELVLHRLRRKLAGGDVRITTVRGLGYMLESISESAPHEDLPD
- a CDS encoding glycine zipper 2TM domain-containing protein, whose amino-acid sequence is METTTTSNNLGQPSMADRMQHSKMLVAIIAVLGVTVAALGAALVVKSSDAQPGPAMAPVAAVTAPAALSAPVAPLAPQAAPAVKAVTAPQPAPNYATQTVQPKAPVQVARNDVCVSCGTVESVTAVQRQGQVNGVNVGNTTVGIGTVAGGLLGGLLGNQVGGGTGRTAATVLGVAGGAYAGNAVEKNMKKVTVYDVRVRMDNGTYRHMDISTSVPVGSRVIVEGKNLRLANGNG
- a CDS encoding FCD domain-containing protein encodes the protein MAPAAAPKRRAADLAFDALETMIATLQLEPGSPVVEADLAERTGLGRTPVREALLRMVSSGLIVQQPRRGLLVSNIDLADHLDVVQTRRVLECLIAACSARRATAKQRKDIVLCAAKMVKAASRANLNEYMAADHELDQVNHQASRNLSAVKCVVPLIVQSRRFWYAYQHEGEITEGARAHMLLAEGIASGDEPAAVAGANQLMDYLEQFARRVIDK
- a CDS encoding 4-hydroxyproline epimerase produces the protein MKRIQIIDSHTGGEPTRLVIGGFPDLGRGSMAERRALLASEHDAWRATTALEPRGSDVIVGALLCEPVSPDAAAGVIFFNNAGYLGMCGHGTIGLVATLAHMGRITAGEHRIETPVGTVTATLHADGAVSVRNLPAYRHLHQVAIDVPGFGTVRGDVAYGGNWFFLVSEHGQRVASDNLPALTAYTSLLREALAVQGVTGQDGAEIDHIELFADDTDGADSRNFVLCPGLAYDRSPCGTGTSAKIACLAADGKLAPGEVWRQASVIGSVFEASYTLEGGQVVPTIRGRAHISAEATLLIEDDDPFGWGIRL
- a CDS encoding branched-chain amino acid ABC transporter permease, which gives rise to MLKNIPTPIRVLLALLIPAVLVPVFPELVYPVFIMKVLCYALFALAFNLLIGFTGLVSFGHAAFFGWSGYTTGILMIKLADHGFPVELAILAGMLVATAIGWLIGTLAIRRTGIYFSMITLALSQIAYFLAVQMPWTGGEDGMQGIPRGKLLGLVDLSVDNHMYYFTLAVFVAGFLAIHRIVHSPFGQSLKALRDNAPRAVSLGYDTDRCKLYAFMLSAAFTGLAGSMKALVLQLSALNDVMLSTSTETLLMTLLGGLGTSWGPVLGAALVVSLQNYLAELGGVVTIITGLTFVVCVSFFRRGMVGEWEAWLQRRRGQRAQAAKTHNATLKKPVTP
- a CDS encoding branched-chain amino acid ABC transporter permease, which encodes MFDIPMQSLMAQLLVGLINGCFYAVLSMGLAIIFGLLNIINFAHGAQFMVAAFLAWIGFTQLPMLLGPEFKLNFWAMLVVAPLIVGALGVLLEKTLLKRLYHLDHLYGLLLTFGVALILEGVFRHFYGISGSSYDPPALLQGGVDLGFMFMPIYRGFVVVASLLICAVTWYLFEKTKLGALLRAGTENPKLLQAFGVNIPLMITLTYGFGVALAGIAGVLAAPIMQITPLMGANLLNIVFAVVVIGGLGSIMGAILTGLALGLLEGLTKVFYAEGSTVVVFVIMAVVLLMRPAGMFGKEK
- a CDS encoding ABC transporter substrate-binding protein, with the protein product MQFKKLSVALAACAAIAAQAQVSDDVVKIGVLNDLSGIYSDLSGQGSVTAARLAIEEMGGKVLGKPVELVFADHQNKPDVAANLARGWFDQGKVDMVTDFPTASTALAVMEIAKQKNRIVMPSSGLATAILGEKCNALTAQWTTNTYALAAGTARALVKEGKKSWYFITADYTFGHSLEKDATEVINADGGKVVGSSRHPFPGGDFSSFLLKAQASGADVIALANAGNDTVNAIKQANEYGITRKQVVAPLLTYISDVHSIGLEKAQGMYLSEAFYWDFDERSRAWSKKFFEKQKRMPTAAQAGVYSATLSYLKAVQAAGTDEAKAVMAQLRKMTIDDAVIRHGKLREDGALVHDMLLLQVKSPSESKVPWDYYKVKTVLKGADVYPAISPACQVAK